A genomic segment from Syntrophotalea acetylenivorans encodes:
- a CDS encoding uridylate kinase encodes MAGRHELENKLRGETLGRKGLMKKHAQVEQLRLLPDLHVVKIGGHGTIDFGREVVLPLMEEVGELSKSYQMLVVTGGGVRVRHILDLGIDLGMPTGVLAQLASKISEQNAEMVALLLSKWGGTCVASGELLELPTMLRLGMLPVTHGTPPYGLFEHPPGIGLIPPHRTDTGAFLMAEVLGAKSCILVKNVDGLFTENPVVNPDATLIEDITVAELLDLDMEDLVFEQKLLYLLRDAANVQEIRIVNGHKRGNIEKAMRGEKVGTVVRK; translated from the coding sequence ATGGCTGGTAGGCACGAGTTGGAGAACAAGTTGCGGGGGGAAACCCTTGGTCGCAAGGGATTGATGAAGAAACATGCGCAAGTTGAACAATTGCGGCTGCTGCCTGACCTGCATGTGGTCAAAATCGGAGGCCACGGCACCATCGACTTCGGCCGAGAGGTGGTGTTGCCTTTGATGGAAGAAGTTGGCGAGCTGTCCAAGTCGTATCAGATGCTGGTAGTGACCGGTGGCGGGGTTCGGGTCCGACACATTCTCGACCTGGGCATAGATCTCGGTATGCCAACGGGTGTATTGGCTCAACTGGCAAGCAAGATCAGCGAACAAAATGCCGAAATGGTAGCGTTGCTTCTCTCCAAATGGGGTGGGACTTGCGTTGCCAGTGGCGAGTTGCTCGAGTTGCCGACGATGCTCAGGCTCGGCATGTTGCCCGTTACCCATGGGACTCCTCCATACGGTCTGTTCGAGCACCCGCCGGGGATCGGGTTGATACCGCCGCACCGTACCGATACCGGTGCCTTCCTTATGGCGGAAGTCCTCGGCGCCAAGAGCTGCATTTTGGTTAAAAATGTCGATGGCCTTTTTACTGAAAACCCGGTTGTTAACCCCGATGCCACACTGATTGAAGATATTACGGTTGCGGAGTTGCTGGACCTGGACATGGAAGATCTGGTCTTTGAACAGAAATTGCTCTATTTGCTTCGCGATGCCGCCAATGTTCAAGAAATCCGCATAGTCAATGGTCATAAGCGCGGTAATATCGAGAAGGCCATGCGTGGCGAAAAAGTCGGTACTGTAGTCCGCAAGTAG
- a CDS encoding lysophospholipid acyltransferase family protein yields MFRTLFFLLTFVPWTLFVIFTGVPLSLFGADYLHAYARIWGRVSLWLAGVRLTVTGREHLAHNGPVVYMANHVSNFDILALFAGVPDQFRWMAKIELFRIPLFGLAMRRAGAIPVDRSNRRNSVLSMREAVRRIAAGTSVIIFPEGTRSPDGTLQGFKTGSFTLALQAQVPVVPLAIIGSGEVMPKHSRWIRGGHIRLAIMPPVITSGREVAERTVLMEEVRQPIVDALKEAGQA; encoded by the coding sequence ATGTTTCGCACCCTGTTTTTTCTGCTTACGTTTGTTCCCTGGACCCTGTTCGTAATTTTTACCGGGGTACCTCTATCGTTGTTTGGCGCCGACTATCTACATGCCTATGCCCGTATCTGGGGACGCGTCAGTTTGTGGCTGGCCGGTGTAAGATTGACCGTCACCGGCCGGGAACATCTTGCTCACAATGGTCCGGTGGTCTATATGGCCAACCATGTGAGCAACTTTGATATCCTGGCGCTGTTTGCCGGGGTGCCCGATCAGTTTCGTTGGATGGCTAAAATCGAACTGTTTCGCATCCCGCTGTTCGGTCTGGCCATGCGCCGTGCCGGTGCCATTCCCGTCGACCGGTCGAACCGTAGAAACAGCGTGCTCAGCATGAGGGAGGCGGTGCGCCGCATCGCCGCCGGTACCTCGGTGATTATTTTCCCCGAAGGGACGCGCTCTCCGGACGGTACCTTGCAGGGCTTCAAGACCGGCAGCTTCACTCTGGCTTTGCAGGCGCAGGTGCCGGTGGTGCCTTTGGCTATTATCGGCAGTGGCGAGGTGATGCCCAAACACAGTCGCTGGATACGCGGTGGTCATATTCGTCTGGCAATCATGCCGCCGGTGATCACAAGCGGTCGGGAAGTGGCCGAACGGACTGTTCTGATGGAAGAGGTGCGACAGCCCATCGTCGATGCTCTCAAGGAGGCCGGCCAGGCATGA
- a CDS encoding single-stranded DNA-binding protein: protein MSVNKVILVGNLGKDPELRYTASGTAVCNFSIATTESYKDRDGNRQEKTEWHNIVVWRQLAEICGKYLAKGKQIYIEGKLQTRKWEDRDGNPRYTTEIVADQMQMLGRAGDDNSAGPRREPRQEPSMNQSPPQNNYDNVQFNPDDDIPF from the coding sequence ATGTCGGTTAACAAAGTAATCCTGGTCGGAAACCTCGGCAAAGACCCCGAGTTACGCTATACTGCCAGCGGCACCGCTGTTTGCAATTTCTCCATCGCCACCACGGAAAGCTACAAAGACCGAGACGGCAACCGGCAGGAGAAGACGGAATGGCACAACATCGTCGTCTGGCGACAGCTGGCCGAAATCTGCGGCAAATACCTGGCCAAAGGCAAACAGATTTATATCGAGGGCAAGCTACAAACCAGAAAGTGGGAGGATCGCGACGGAAATCCCCGCTACACCACCGAAATCGTCGCCGACCAGATGCAAATGCTCGGTCGGGCTGGAGACGACAACAGTGCAGGACCCCGCCGTGAACCCCGGCAAGAGCCGTCGATGAATCAGAGTCCTCCACAGAATAATTACGACAACGTCCAGTTCAACCCCGATGACGATATTCCCTTTTAA
- a CDS encoding undecaprenyl-diphosphate phosphatase, translating into MNLFDAIFLGLLQGVTEFLPVSSSGHLAIAQHFLSDFSQPGVLFDVLLHVATMGAVILYFRRECLLLATAPFRRDEEATLYRRLLLLLMVGSVPTAVIGLLFKDFFEGLFHNLTAVALMLLVTGTLLFVSERFRRGTRKENQLTWSDALLVGTVQGGAIIPGISRSGSTIAALLLKGVDGETAARFSFLLALPAIFGAGLLSAGDMTAVPAAEVSNYIAGMLMAFFAGLLSIHLLLAVVRRKRLFAFALYCWLAGGLFLYLSQ; encoded by the coding sequence GTGAATCTGTTTGATGCTATATTTCTTGGCCTGCTGCAGGGGGTGACGGAGTTCCTGCCCGTCTCCTCTTCCGGTCATTTGGCCATTGCCCAGCACTTTTTGTCTGACTTCAGTCAGCCCGGAGTACTTTTTGACGTGCTGTTGCATGTCGCCACCATGGGCGCGGTGATTCTTTATTTTCGCCGCGAATGCCTGTTGCTGGCAACGGCTCCCTTTCGGCGGGATGAAGAGGCAACTCTTTACCGTCGACTGTTGCTGTTGTTGATGGTGGGTAGTGTGCCGACAGCCGTCATTGGTCTGTTGTTCAAGGACTTTTTCGAAGGTCTGTTTCACAATCTGACGGCCGTGGCGCTGATGCTGCTGGTGACCGGCACATTATTATTTGTCTCCGAACGATTTCGGCGCGGAACTCGCAAAGAAAATCAGCTGACCTGGAGCGACGCCCTGTTGGTCGGTACGGTACAGGGTGGGGCCATTATCCCGGGGATTTCCCGCTCCGGTTCGACCATTGCCGCTTTACTGCTTAAGGGAGTCGATGGGGAAACGGCGGCCCGCTTCTCCTTTCTGCTTGCTCTGCCGGCCATTTTTGGTGCCGGCTTGCTGTCGGCCGGGGATATGACGGCTGTCCCCGCAGCCGAAGTGTCCAACTATATTGCTGGCATGCTGATGGCCTTTTTTGCCGGTTTATTGTCTATCCACCTGTTGTTGGCCGTGGTGCGGCGCAAGCGGCTGTTTGCTTTTGCCCTTTACTGCTGGCTGGCCGGCGGACT
- a CDS encoding ribonuclease J: protein MTESAADTLRLLPLGGLGEIGLNMMALEYQGELLLIDCGLMFPEAYMLGIDLVIPDVTVLDERIDDIRGLVLTHGHEDHIGAVPFLLERLGNPPIFGTALTLGLLANKLEEHDLKSSACLHQVRPRQQVTLGAFEVEFFRAAHSIVDGVGLAIRTAAGLVVHTGDFKIDQTPVDNQPTDLARLAAYGDEGVLLLLSDSTNVERKGYTLSEREVGEALAEILPGCDGLVLVATFSSNIHRIQQVIDAAVACGRKVLVNGRSMVSNTTVARQLGYLQVPPETLVELGALRDLPRNEVVVITTGSQGEPLSVLSRMAMDDYRKLPLEPGDTVILSSKFIPGNEKAISRLINLLYRRGAEVFYEKTSEVHVSGHASQEELKLVLSLTRPHCFVPIHGEYRHLVKHAQLAKSMGVAAERVQVLENGQPLLVSINGLRLEDRVATGRVFIDGKGVGDVGMMELRDRRHLANHGLVMVLLGINQNDGTISYGPELVTRGFVVEEEHREFLDEARQQLCQLLEEHSLEVLSDWEEMQAEVRKTLRRFFNRHIDRRPLILPVIFEQ, encoded by the coding sequence ATGACCGAGTCCGCTGCCGATACTCTGAGGCTGTTGCCGTTGGGGGGGCTGGGAGAGATCGGCCTCAACATGATGGCTCTGGAGTATCAAGGCGAACTGCTGCTCATCGACTGCGGGTTGATGTTTCCCGAGGCGTACATGCTGGGCATCGACCTGGTGATCCCCGATGTTACAGTGCTGGACGAACGCATCGATGACATCCGTGGCCTGGTGTTAACTCACGGCCATGAGGATCACATCGGAGCGGTGCCTTTTTTGCTCGAACGGTTGGGTAATCCCCCCATCTTCGGCACGGCTCTGACCCTCGGGCTGCTGGCTAACAAACTGGAAGAGCACGATCTGAAGAGCAGTGCTTGTCTGCATCAGGTGCGTCCTCGGCAGCAGGTTACCCTGGGCGCTTTTGAGGTCGAGTTCTTCCGTGCCGCTCATTCCATTGTCGACGGAGTCGGTCTGGCGATTCGCACCGCGGCTGGGCTGGTCGTGCATACCGGCGATTTCAAGATCGATCAGACACCGGTGGATAATCAGCCGACGGACCTGGCTCGGCTTGCCGCCTACGGTGACGAGGGTGTTCTGCTGCTGTTGTCCGACTCGACCAATGTCGAGCGCAAAGGTTATACCCTGTCGGAACGGGAGGTCGGCGAGGCCCTTGCCGAGATTTTGCCGGGCTGTGACGGCCTGGTCCTGGTGGCGACCTTTTCCTCCAACATCCACCGTATCCAGCAAGTGATCGATGCGGCTGTGGCCTGCGGCCGTAAGGTGCTGGTCAACGGTCGCAGTATGGTGTCCAATACGACCGTTGCCCGCCAGCTTGGCTATCTCCAGGTTCCTCCGGAGACTTTGGTGGAGCTGGGAGCGTTACGCGATCTGCCTCGCAACGAAGTGGTGGTGATTACTACCGGCAGCCAGGGCGAGCCGTTGAGCGTCTTGTCGCGCATGGCCATGGATGACTACCGAAAGCTGCCGCTGGAACCGGGCGATACGGTTATTCTTTCCTCCAAATTTATCCCCGGCAATGAGAAGGCTATCAGTCGCTTGATCAACCTGCTTTATCGCCGTGGCGCCGAAGTTTTTTATGAAAAGACCAGCGAGGTGCATGTTTCCGGTCACGCCAGTCAGGAAGAGTTGAAGCTGGTGCTCTCCCTGACCCGGCCCCACTGTTTCGTACCGATTCATGGCGAGTATCGCCATTTGGTCAAACACGCCCAGTTGGCGAAGAGCATGGGGGTAGCCGCCGAACGGGTACAGGTGTTGGAAAATGGCCAACCCCTGTTGGTTTCCATCAACGGTTTGCGGCTGGAAGATCGGGTTGCAACGGGCCGGGTCTTTATCGACGGCAAGGGGGTTGGTGACGTCGGTATGATGGAGTTGCGGGATCGACGCCATCTCGCCAACCACGGTCTGGTTATGGTGCTGCTCGGAATCAATCAGAACGATGGAACCATATCGTATGGCCCCGAGCTTGTTACCCGCGGTTTTGTTGTCGAAGAGGAACACCGGGAGTTTCTCGACGAAGCTCGGCAGCAGCTTTGTCAACTGCTGGAGGAACACAGCCTCGAAGTCCTGTCGGACTGGGAAGAAATGCAGGCCGAAGTGCGCAAGACCTTGCGCCGCTTTTTCAATCGTCATATCGACCGGCGGCCGCTGATACTACCGGTGATCTTTGAACAATGA